One window of Paenibacillus sp. FSL K6-3182 genomic DNA carries:
- a CDS encoding sugar-binding domain-containing protein, producing MSLNTVHASQVNIPRAEYPRPDWQRSEWLNLNGAWSFEFDHENRGIGADWHKSKGQSLKSEITVPFSWSSPLSGIGSNDKGIAWYDKEVDWAPELADARVILRFGAVDFKSDVWVNGISIGSHEGGYGHFEFDVTDVWSIDSTNSITVRVEDFDHSFQGRGKQGYGEIRGIWQPVWLEARPQNYVQDSKFNTKMDGTIQVTTRVTASRAGHAQLSFLFAEGAVSHQFEAELTEGANTISTSFVVADPKLWSPESPFLYEGEVSLSSNGQSDVISTYFGIREISTALVGDRNYRWIMLNGKPVYLNGTLDQSFHPTGFFTYPSDQEMHDEIFLLKRLGLNFVRIHIKPEEPRKLYWADKLGILVMEDMPCFWGDPDEQARLAYESEAREIIDRDYNHPSIFSWVMFNETWGLKTESESASLTTDASHPQNYLPQTQEWVRSIYRWAKQVDPTRIVEDNSPCNYDHVESDINTWHFYINGYNELRNHVTEVVDKTFVGSTFNYTAGNVQSDAPLMNSECGNVWGIEGGAGDSDLAWHYRYMMNEFRRHDKMCGFVFTEFRDVVNEFNGYYRLDGTDKHFGYEWFVPGMTIADLHSPDFIVIDAPPCQTLDTGAQVTLELLRSSFSDRYHGQALQLAWELSYDHFGVRTVAQSGHEIIDWNGFGVSALQPLFLKMPQQDAVAVIAVRLLSSDGKTITRNFVTFDVRSGQTNGKYEVDGQTISVPVASFTDSEWPHSWNSLQNQKVNGGIAGQFTYDVQLPSISEQTMIYDIELFFEAGSKRLLKRDLEESIQKKLDISFMHGALSDPEYNINSYFMTDSDRHEAKLNVLIDGQLVDTIVLTDDPADSRGVLSWHYQAVSNKLEDAGSYGYLCKVILPSALTAKLNQNRSFKLQFEAEQGGLTLYGRNAGRYPIDIIVHHRG from the coding sequence ATGTCTTTAAATACGGTACATGCATCACAAGTGAACATCCCTCGAGCTGAGTATCCTCGGCCAGATTGGCAGCGCTCGGAATGGTTGAATTTGAATGGAGCATGGTCCTTTGAATTTGATCATGAGAATCGCGGCATCGGTGCAGATTGGCATAAATCGAAGGGGCAATCCTTAAAGTCGGAAATCACTGTTCCTTTCTCCTGGTCAAGCCCGTTGTCGGGAATCGGAAGCAATGATAAAGGCATCGCTTGGTACGATAAGGAAGTAGATTGGGCACCAGAGCTAGCTGATGCCCGAGTAATCCTTCGCTTTGGCGCGGTCGATTTTAAGTCCGACGTATGGGTAAATGGGATCTCCATTGGTTCGCATGAAGGCGGATATGGCCATTTCGAATTTGATGTAACAGACGTATGGTCAATCGACAGCACAAACTCGATTACGGTTCGTGTTGAAGATTTTGATCATTCATTCCAAGGCCGTGGCAAGCAAGGTTATGGGGAAATTCGCGGCATTTGGCAGCCCGTATGGCTGGAGGCTCGTCCTCAAAACTATGTACAGGATTCGAAGTTTAATACAAAAATGGACGGTACTATACAAGTTACGACTAGAGTGACAGCAAGCCGCGCAGGTCATGCTCAGCTTTCCTTCTTGTTTGCAGAAGGTGCTGTATCACATCAATTCGAAGCAGAGCTGACAGAAGGAGCCAATACGATCAGCACTTCATTTGTAGTGGCAGATCCTAAGCTATGGAGTCCAGAATCTCCTTTCTTATATGAAGGCGAAGTTTCCCTGTCCAGCAATGGCCAGTCGGATGTTATAAGCACTTATTTCGGTATTCGTGAAATTTCAACTGCACTTGTAGGCGATCGGAATTATCGCTGGATTATGTTGAATGGCAAACCTGTTTATTTGAATGGAACGTTGGATCAATCCTTCCATCCAACCGGATTTTTCACGTACCCGTCCGATCAAGAAATGCATGATGAAATTTTCCTTTTGAAACGTTTAGGCTTGAACTTTGTTCGGATTCACATTAAGCCGGAAGAGCCGCGCAAGCTTTACTGGGCTGACAAACTTGGAATTCTCGTAATGGAGGATATGCCATGCTTCTGGGGGGACCCGGATGAGCAGGCACGGCTTGCTTACGAGAGTGAAGCGCGTGAAATTATTGATCGTGACTACAATCACCCGTCAATTTTCTCTTGGGTTATGTTTAATGAGACATGGGGCTTGAAAACGGAAAGTGAATCCGCTTCGCTTACAACAGATGCATCACATCCGCAAAATTATTTGCCGCAAACGCAGGAGTGGGTTCGTTCCATCTATCGTTGGGCCAAACAGGTTGATCCAACCCGTATAGTTGAAGATAACTCACCATGTAACTATGATCATGTGGAGTCTGATATTAACACTTGGCATTTCTACATTAATGGCTACAATGAGCTACGAAACCATGTAACAGAGGTCGTTGATAAAACGTTCGTAGGTTCTACCTTTAACTATACTGCGGGCAATGTACAATCAGATGCACCATTAATGAATAGCGAATGCGGCAATGTGTGGGGGATCGAAGGCGGAGCAGGAGATAGTGACTTAGCCTGGCATTACCGCTATATGATGAATGAATTCCGCCGTCATGATAAAATGTGCGGTTTCGTATTTACAGAATTCCGAGATGTTGTAAATGAGTTTAACGGTTATTACCGTTTGGACGGCACCGACAAGCATTTTGGCTACGAGTGGTTCGTTCCCGGCATGACGATCGCAGATTTGCACTCGCCAGATTTTATCGTTATTGATGCACCTCCTTGTCAAACGCTGGATACAGGGGCACAGGTTACATTGGAGCTTTTGCGTTCCAGCTTCTCGGATCGTTATCATGGTCAAGCGCTTCAGCTGGCGTGGGAGCTGTCGTATGATCATTTTGGTGTACGTACTGTCGCACAATCAGGACACGAAATCATTGACTGGAACGGATTTGGCGTGAGTGCATTGCAGCCGCTTTTCTTGAAAATGCCTCAGCAGGATGCGGTTGCGGTAATTGCAGTACGTCTCTTGTCTTCCGATGGCAAAACGATTACACGCAACTTCGTTACATTCGACGTTCGTAGCGGTCAAACGAATGGAAAATACGAGGTTGACGGTCAAACGATAAGCGTGCCGGTTGCAAGCTTCACCGATAGCGAGTGGCCGCATAGCTGGAATTCGTTGCAGAATCAGAAAGTGAATGGCGGAATTGCAGGACAATTTACTTATGATGTACAGCTGCCATCCATTTCGGAGCAAACGATGATTTATGATATTGAACTGTTTTTTGAAGCGGGCTCTAAGCGTCTGCTAAAACGTGATCTTGAGGAAAGCATTCAGAAAAAGCTGGACATTTCCTTTATGCATGGTGCGCTGTCTGATCCAGAGTACAACATAAATTCTTATTTTATGACGGATTCGGATCGCCATGAAGCTAAGCTAAATGTTCTCATTGATGGACAGCTGGTTGATACTATTGTGTTGACAGATGATCCAGCGGATAGCCGTGGCGTTCTGTCTTGGCACTATCAAGCGGTTTCTAACAAGCTGGAGGATGCAGGCTCATACGGCTATCTCTGCAAGGTCATTTTGCCTAGTGCGCTGACTGCTAAGCTGAACCAAAACCGCAGCTTTAAGCTTCAGTTCGAAGCTGAACAAGGCGGTTTGACGCTATACGGACGCAATGCTGGTCGTTATCCGATCGATATTATCGTTCACCATAGAGGTTAA